The following are encoded together in the Parabacteroides chongii genome:
- the sufD gene encoding Fe-S cluster assembly protein SufD — MSEMRAEQQYIDLFTQYEDLVCRHSTAVMNAPRAEALADFDRLGFPSVKSEDYKYTDVAQAFAPDYGVNINRLAIPVNPYDVFRCDVPNLSTSLYFVVNDTFYDKMMPKAHLPEGVYAGGLKNFAEKYPEVAARYYGKAAKSSHDGIIALNTMLAQDGFVLYVPEGVAVERPIQLINIFRSDVDAMANRRILVIMEPRSEAKLLICDHSIDDVKFLATQVVEIFAAEGAYFDYYDLEESSISTSRFASVHVKQEASSNVLVNGITLNNGLTRNNYYIELNGEYAETTLCGMSVMDREQQVDTYSHITHAVPNCTSNELFKNVLNDHAVGAFSGRILVKEDAQKTAAFQTNRNLCATREARMYSKPQLEIYADDVKCSHGMTTGQLDENALFYMRSRGIPLNEARMMLSVAFTSDVIDHVRLDALKDRLHKLVEKRFRGELARCADCRICK; from the coding sequence ATGAGTGAGATGAGAGCCGAACAACAATATATCGATCTTTTTACCCAATATGAAGACTTGGTGTGCCGGCATAGTACTGCGGTGATGAATGCTCCGCGTGCTGAGGCTTTGGCCGATTTCGACCGCCTGGGTTTTCCTTCGGTAAAGAGTGAAGATTATAAATATACAGATGTGGCGCAGGCTTTTGCTCCTGATTATGGAGTGAATATAAACCGCCTGGCTATTCCGGTCAATCCTTATGACGTATTTCGTTGTGATGTCCCGAACCTGAGTACTTCTTTGTATTTTGTCGTGAATGATACTTTTTACGACAAGATGATGCCGAAAGCGCATTTGCCTGAGGGTGTATACGCCGGTGGTTTGAAAAACTTTGCAGAGAAATATCCGGAAGTGGCTGCCCGCTATTACGGAAAAGCTGCTAAAAGTAGCCATGACGGTATAATCGCATTGAATACAATGCTGGCGCAGGATGGTTTCGTGCTTTATGTGCCGGAAGGTGTAGCTGTGGAACGCCCTATCCAGCTGATCAATATATTCCGTAGTGATGTGGATGCGATGGCTAACCGCCGTATCCTGGTTATTATGGAACCGCGTTCGGAAGCTAAATTGCTGATCTGCGATCATAGTATAGACGATGTGAAGTTCCTGGCCACTCAGGTCGTTGAAATATTTGCTGCTGAAGGAGCTTATTTCGATTATTACGATTTGGAGGAAAGTAGTATTTCTACATCCCGTTTTGCTTCCGTTCATGTGAAACAGGAAGCTTCCAGTAATGTCCTGGTTAATGGCATTACCTTGAATAACGGCCTTACACGTAACAATTATTATATCGAGCTGAACGGGGAATATGCAGAAACGACGCTTTGCGGTATGTCTGTCATGGACCGTGAACAGCAGGTGGATACATACAGCCATATTACGCACGCTGTCCCTAATTGTACAAGCAACGAGCTCTTCAAGAATGTACTGAACGATCATGCTGTCGGTGCTTTCAGCGGACGTATCCTGGTGAAGGAAGATGCTCAGAAAACGGCAGCTTTCCAGACAAACCGTAATCTCTGTGCTACCCGTGAAGCGCGTATGTACAGTAAGCCGCAACTGGAAATCTATGCGGATGATGTAAAATGTTCACATGGTATGACAACCGGACAGCTGGACGAAAATGCATTGTTCTATATGCGTAGCCGTGGTATTCCATTGAATGAGGCACGTATGATGCTGAGTGTTGCTTTTACATCGGATGTGATCGATCATGTGCGTCTGGATGCGTTGAAAGACCGTCTGCATAAGTTGGTTGAAAAACGTTTTCGCGGAGAGCTGGCACGTTGTGCCGACTGCCGTATCTGTAAATAA
- the sufC gene encoding Fe-S cluster assembly ATPase SufC: MLDIKNLHANVNGKEILKGIDLSVKAGEVHAIMGPNGSGKSTLSSVLVGNPAFEVTQGEVIFNGKNLLELEPEDRSREGIFLSFQYPVEIPGVSMVNFMRAALNEHRKYKGLAPVSATDFLKLMREKRAIVELDNKLASRSVNEGFSGGEKKRNEIFQMAMLEPKLAILDETDSGLDIDALRIVANGVNQLRTPENAAIVITHYQRLLDYIKPDVVHVLYKGRIVKTAGPELALELEEKGYDWIKKEMGDE; the protein is encoded by the coding sequence ATGTTAGATATAAAGAACTTACATGCCAACGTAAATGGCAAAGAGATATTGAAAGGAATCGACCTTTCTGTAAAGGCTGGTGAGGTACATGCCATCATGGGACCGAACGGTTCGGGTAAAAGTACCCTGAGCAGTGTATTGGTTGGTAATCCGGCTTTCGAAGTGACTCAGGGTGAAGTTATTTTCAACGGAAAGAACCTGTTGGAACTGGAACCGGAAGATCGTAGCCGTGAAGGTATTTTCCTCAGCTTCCAGTATCCGGTAGAAATTCCGGGTGTAAGCATGGTGAATTTTATGCGTGCCGCACTGAACGAGCATCGTAAATATAAAGGGTTGGCTCCGGTTTCTGCCACCGATTTCCTGAAACTGATGCGCGAGAAGCGTGCCATCGTCGAACTGGATAACAAATTGGCAAGCCGTAGTGTGAACGAAGGCTTCTCCGGTGGTGAAAAGAAACGTAATGAAATATTCCAGATGGCTATGCTGGAACCTAAACTGGCTATCCTGGACGAAACGGACAGTGGTCTGGATATCGATGCCCTCCGTATCGTGGCAAACGGTGTGAATCAATTGCGTACGCCGGAAAATGCAGCGATCGTAATCACTCACTACCAACGTTTGTTGGATTACATTAAACCGGATGTTGTACATGTTTTGTACAAGGGACGTATCGTAAAAACTGCCGGTCCGGAACTGGCCCTCGAACTGGAAGAAAAAGGTTACGACTGGATCAAGAAAGAGATGGGGGATGAGTGA
- the infB gene encoding translation initiation factor IF-2, with protein MPIKLIQVQRKLNVGINTVVEFLHKKGNPVEENANPNTRISDEQYALLVKEFGKDLPEGGFERPRVERPHREKEAASVKEEKASEIKTVIPEEFRPKIVTKGRIDLEGQHKKSQEAPEVKEEPVAKPQPEVKPQPVVEPQPVVKTQPVAEPQPVVVSAPAPEEKQVEAPAKQEKQVTAPVEKPVEKKEVKEIVVEKERIEEKKPEVTVKPEATKSSSEEVDKTAADGQPSAESEDDNLFRLNTPKFESNIKVTGKIDLTALNQSTRPKKKTKEERRKERDDKREKFNNNNRPGQPGFHKGPKDPNAKPGAPVKPGAVAKPGAPVKPGEAGADAKKKRNRIKKDRVDVNNTPGTNYSRPANQRDDRGKPRLKKPVKAEVSEEDVQKQIKETLARLTNKGNKNNKGAKYRRDKRDAAVKREHELMELEEQESKVLKLTEFVTANDLANMMDVPVTKVIATCMSIGIMVSINQRLDAETINIVADEFGFKTEYVSAEVVEAINADEEDDNEEDWVARPPIVTVMGHVDHGKTSLLDNIRKANVIAGEAGGITQHIGAYNVKLASGRRITFLDTPGHEAFTAMRARGAKVTDIAIIIVAADDAVMPQTIEAINHASAAGVPIVFAINKVDKPHANPEKIKEELANMNYLVEDWGGKYQSQDISAKKGMGVEELLEKVLLEADLLDLKANPLKRAVGSIIESSLDKGRGYVSTVLVENGTLKMGDIVLAGTHYGRIKAMFNERNQRVEKAGPSEPVLILGLNGAPQAGDTFNVLETEQEAREIATRREQLQRELGIRTQKMLTLDDIGRRIAVGNFQELNVIVKGDVDGSVEALSDSLIRLSTEEIQVNVIHKAVGQISESDVVLAAASNAIIIGFQVRPSVQARRNAEKDGVEIRLYSIIYDAIEEVKSAMEGMLSPEIKEEITAYVEVQQVFKITKVGTVAGCMVKEGKIKRTNKIRLIRDGIVIYAGELGSLKRFKDDVKEVVAGLDCGLNITNFNDIQVGDVIESYEETEIKKTL; from the coding sequence ATGCCTATAAAATTAATACAAGTACAAAGAAAATTAAACGTGGGAATCAACACGGTTGTTGAATTTCTGCATAAGAAAGGTAATCCTGTTGAGGAGAATGCAAACCCCAACACGAGGATCAGTGATGAACAGTATGCTTTGCTCGTAAAAGAGTTTGGAAAGGATCTGCCTGAAGGAGGCTTTGAACGTCCGCGGGTAGAACGTCCTCACAGAGAGAAAGAAGCTGCTTCTGTGAAAGAAGAGAAGGCTTCGGAAATTAAAACAGTGATCCCGGAAGAGTTCAGGCCTAAAATCGTTACGAAAGGCCGTATCGACCTGGAAGGACAACATAAAAAATCTCAGGAGGCTCCTGAAGTGAAAGAAGAGCCGGTAGCGAAACCGCAGCCAGAGGTAAAACCTCAGCCTGTAGTCGAACCGCAACCGGTAGTTAAAACTCAGCCCGTTGCCGAGCCGCAACCGGTTGTAGTCTCTGCTCCTGCTCCTGAAGAAAAACAGGTAGAAGCCCCTGCTAAACAGGAAAAACAGGTGACAGCTCCTGTAGAAAAACCTGTGGAGAAAAAAGAAGTAAAAGAGATAGTTGTGGAAAAAGAAAGAATCGAAGAGAAAAAACCGGAAGTTACAGTGAAGCCGGAAGCGACGAAAAGCTCTTCTGAAGAAGTGGACAAAACGGCCGCAGATGGTCAGCCTTCTGCAGAATCGGAAGACGATAACCTGTTCCGGTTGAATACTCCGAAGTTCGAGTCGAATATCAAGGTAACCGGTAAAATTGACCTGACTGCCTTGAACCAGTCTACCCGTCCTAAGAAGAAAACAAAGGAAGAGAGACGAAAAGAACGCGACGACAAACGCGAAAAGTTCAATAACAATAATAGACCGGGACAACCGGGATTCCATAAGGGACCGAAAGATCCGAATGCTAAACCGGGTGCACCGGTAAAGCCGGGAGCTGTTGCCAAACCGGGTGCTCCTGTTAAACCGGGTGAAGCCGGTGCGGATGCGAAAAAGAAACGTAACCGTATCAAGAAGGATCGTGTGGATGTGAACAATACTCCGGGTACAAACTACAGCCGTCCGGCTAATCAGCGTGACGACCGTGGCAAACCGCGTTTGAAAAAGCCGGTTAAGGCTGAAGTAAGCGAGGAGGATGTACAGAAGCAGATCAAGGAAACGCTTGCTCGCCTGACCAATAAAGGCAACAAGAATAACAAAGGTGCCAAGTACCGTCGTGATAAACGTGATGCCGCCGTCAAACGTGAGCATGAATTGATGGAACTGGAGGAACAGGAAAGCAAAGTATTGAAACTGACCGAGTTCGTTACGGCAAACGACCTTGCCAATATGATGGATGTACCTGTGACAAAGGTTATCGCTACTTGTATGAGTATCGGTATCATGGTTTCCATCAACCAGCGCCTGGATGCGGAAACGATCAATATCGTAGCCGACGAATTTGGTTTCAAGACAGAATATGTCAGTGCAGAGGTGGTTGAAGCCATCAATGCTGATGAAGAAGATGATAATGAAGAAGACTGGGTTGCACGTCCGCCTATCGTAACTGTGATGGGACACGTAGACCACGGTAAAACTTCTTTGCTGGATAATATCCGTAAAGCAAACGTAATTGCCGGTGAAGCGGGTGGTATCACTCAGCATATCGGTGCTTATAATGTGAAACTGGCAAGCGGACGCCGCATTACTTTCCTGGATACGCCGGGGCATGAGGCATTTACCGCTATGCGTGCCCGTGGTGCCAAGGTAACGGATATTGCTATTATTATTGTAGCAGCTGACGATGCCGTCATGCCGCAGACTATTGAAGCGATCAATCATGCTTCGGCTGCCGGTGTTCCGATTGTATTTGCAATTAATAAGGTAGATAAGCCGCATGCGAACCCTGAGAAGATCAAGGAAGAGTTGGCTAATATGAATTATCTGGTGGAAGACTGGGGTGGTAAGTACCAGAGCCAGGATATTTCTGCCAAGAAAGGCATGGGTGTGGAAGAGCTGCTTGAAAAAGTATTGCTGGAAGCTGATCTTTTGGATTTGAAAGCTAATCCGCTGAAACGAGCAGTCGGTTCTATCATCGAATCTTCTCTGGATAAGGGACGTGGATATGTTTCAACCGTATTGGTTGAAAACGGTACGCTGAAGATGGGAGATATCGTGTTGGCAGGTACACATTACGGACGTATCAAGGCTATGTTCAACGAACGTAACCAGCGCGTGGAAAAAGCCGGTCCTTCCGAACCTGTATTGATCCTCGGATTGAACGGAGCTCCTCAGGCTGGCGATACATTCAATGTCTTGGAAACAGAGCAGGAAGCACGTGAAATAGCAACACGTCGTGAACAGCTACAGCGTGAGTTGGGTATCCGTACACAGAAGATGCTGACGCTGGATGATATCGGTCGCCGTATCGCCGTGGGTAACTTCCAGGAATTGAATGTGATCGTGAAGGGTGACGTGGACGGTTCTGTAGAAGCATTGTCCGACTCTCTGATCCGTTTGTCTACGGAAGAGATCCAGGTGAATGTGATCCACAAGGCTGTCGGTCAGATCTCCGAATCGGATGTTGTACTGGCTGCTGCTTCGAATGCGATCATCATCGGGTTCCAGGTGCGTCCGTCTGTACAGGCTCGCCGTAATGCAGAGAAGGATGGTGTTGAAATCCGTCTGTACTCTATCATTTACGACGCGATCGAAGAAGTGAAGAGTGCTATGGAAGGTATGCTTTCACCGGAGATCAAGGAAGAAATTACCGCTTATGTGGAAGTACAGCAGGTATTCAAGATCACGAAAGTGGGTACGGTTGCCGGTTGTATGGTTAAGGAAGGTAAGATCAAGCGTACGAATAAGATCCGCCTGATCCGCGACGGTATTGTAATCTATGCCGGTGAGCTGGGATCGCTGAAACGTTTCAAGGATGACGTGAAGGAAGTGGTTGCCGGATTGGATTGCGGTTTGAATATTACGAACTTCAATGATATCCAGGTTGGCGACGTAATTGAATCGTACGAAGAAACTGAAATAAAGAAAACTTTATAA
- the sufB gene encoding Fe-S cluster assembly protein SufB → MQESNDIINEVTSGDYKYGFVTDIDTEMIHRGLDEETVRIISAKKNEPDWLLQFRLKAFRHWLTLEMPTWPHLNIPPIDYQDIIYYAAPKKKEGPKSLDEVDPELLKTFDKLGIPLHERAQLAGMAVDAVMDSVSVKTTFKETLAEKGIIFCSFSEAVQHHPDLVQQYLGSVVGYRDNFFAALNSAVFSDGSFVYIPKGVRCPMELSTYFRINAANTGQFERTLIVADDEAYVSYLEGCTAPMRDENQLHAAIVEIVAKERAEVKYSTVQNWYPGDKEGKGGIYNFVTKRGLCKGEGSKISWTQVETGSAITWKYPSCILAGDNSVGEFYSVAVTNNYQQADTGTKMIHLGKNTKSTIVSKGISAGHSQNSYRGLVKVSPRAEGARNHSQCDSLLLSSTCGAHTFPYADIQNETAVVEHEATTSKISEEQLFYCQQRGISVEEAVGLIVNGYAREVMNKLPMEFAVEAQKLLTISLEGSVG, encoded by the coding sequence ATGCAGGAGTCAAACGACATAATTAATGAGGTAACGAGTGGTGATTATAAGTACGGCTTCGTTACCGATATCGATACGGAAATGATTCACCGTGGTCTCGATGAGGAGACCGTCCGTATCATTTCTGCCAAGAAGAATGAACCGGACTGGTTGTTGCAGTTCCGTCTGAAGGCTTTCCGCCACTGGCTGACGCTGGAGATGCCTACATGGCCTCACCTGAACATTCCGCCGATTGATTATCAGGATATAATTTATTACGCTGCTCCGAAAAAGAAAGAGGGCCCGAAAAGTCTGGATGAAGTGGATCCGGAATTGTTGAAGACATTCGACAAATTGGGTATTCCTTTACATGAGCGTGCTCAGTTGGCGGGTATGGCGGTAGATGCTGTCATGGATAGTGTTTCCGTCAAGACGACATTTAAAGAAACGCTGGCAGAGAAAGGGATTATCTTCTGTTCATTCAGTGAAGCGGTACAACATCATCCGGACCTGGTACAGCAGTATCTGGGAAGTGTGGTCGGTTACCGGGATAATTTCTTTGCCGCTCTGAATTCGGCAGTTTTCTCTGACGGCTCGTTTGTTTATATACCGAAAGGAGTACGCTGTCCGATGGAACTTTCTACTTATTTTCGTATCAATGCTGCCAATACGGGACAGTTCGAGCGTACGCTGATCGTCGCTGACGATGAGGCGTATGTCAGCTATCTGGAAGGATGTACGGCACCGATGCGTGACGAGAACCAATTACATGCGGCGATCGTTGAGATCGTGGCCAAAGAGCGTGCCGAAGTGAAATATTCGACTGTTCAGAACTGGTATCCGGGTGATAAGGAGGGTAAAGGCGGTATCTATAACTTTGTGACCAAGCGCGGTTTGTGCAAAGGAGAAGGAAGTAAGATATCCTGGACTCAGGTGGAGACTGGTTCAGCTATAACCTGGAAATATCCGAGCTGTATACTGGCTGGAGATAATTCAGTCGGCGAGTTCTATTCGGTTGCTGTTACCAACAATTACCAGCAGGCGGATACCGGAACGAAGATGATTCATTTGGGGAAAAATACGAAAAGTACGATTGTCTCCAAAGGTATTTCTGCCGGGCATAGCCAAAATAGCTACCGTGGTCTGGTGAAAGTCTCTCCGCGTGCCGAGGGTGCCCGCAACCATAGCCAGTGCGACAGCTTGCTGTTGAGTTCGACTTGTGGTGCACATACGTTCCCTTATGCTGATATTCAGAATGAAACGGCTGTGGTAGAGCATGAAGCTACGACAAGTAAGATCAGTGAAGAACAATTGTTCTATTGCCAGCAACGTGGTATTTCAGTAGAGGAGGCGGTCGGTCTGATCGTAAACGGATATGCCCGTGAAGTAATGAACAAGCTGCCTATGGAATTTGCCGTGGAGGCTCAGAAATTACTGACTATTTCTCTGGAAGGAAGTGTAGGATAA
- the rimP gene encoding ribosome assembly cofactor RimP, whose amino-acid sequence MIEKGVITQLVEEKLASSDNYLVDVVVKPGNLIIIEIDNDEGVCIDDCAELSRYVEEHLDREVEDFELEVGSAGVTSPFKVLRQYVKNIGNEVEILLKSGVKLAGVLKSADENGVVVTVEKQVKPDGAKRKVTVQEDQSYTFDEIKYTKYLIRFK is encoded by the coding sequence ATGATTGAAAAGGGCGTAATAACTCAGTTGGTTGAAGAAAAATTGGCTTCTTCCGACAATTATTTGGTTGACGTAGTGGTTAAACCGGGAAACCTTATTATTATTGAGATTGATAATGATGAGGGAGTTTGTATTGATGATTGTGCGGAGTTGAGCCGGTATGTGGAAGAACATCTGGACCGTGAGGTGGAAGACTTTGAATTGGAAGTCGGATCGGCCGGAGTTACTTCTCCTTTTAAAGTACTTCGTCAATATGTGAAGAATATAGGAAACGAAGTAGAAATACTGCTGAAAAGTGGTGTAAAACTGGCCGGAGTTTTGAAATCGGCAGATGAAAACGGGGTGGTAGTTACTGTTGAAAAACAAGTAAAACCCGACGGAGCCAAACGTAAAGTTACTGTCCAGGAAGATCAATCCTATACATTTGATGAAATAAAATATACAAAATACCTAATAAGATTCAAGTAA
- a CDS encoding VOC family protein, translating to MQLTHIAIWTKELERSREFYTTYFNGKSNEKYVNPRKGFASYFVTFEGGASLEIMQRTDVTEERDGFFIGLAHFAFSVGSKEKVDSMIELFRENGYTVLGEPRTTGDGFYEGSIADPDGNIVEIIA from the coding sequence ATGCAATTGACTCATATAGCGATTTGGACGAAAGAATTAGAACGTTCCCGCGAATTTTATACAACGTATTTTAATGGGAAAAGCAATGAAAAATACGTGAATCCCAGGAAAGGGTTTGCTTCTTATTTTGTGACTTTTGAGGGAGGTGCTTCCCTGGAAATTATGCAACGGACAGATGTTACAGAAGAGAGGGATGGATTTTTTATAGGTCTCGCCCACTTCGCTTTCTCAGTCGGTTCAAAGGAAAAGGTAGATAGTATGATAGAACTGTTTCGTGAAAATGGTTATACAGTACTCGGTGAACCACGAACGACGGGAGATGGTTTTTATGAGGGATCCATTGCTGATCCTGACGGAAATATTGTAGAAATAATTGCCTGA
- the nusA gene encoding transcription termination factor NusA codes for MAKKEETISMIDTLAEFKELKNIDKDTMISVLEDSFRNVIAKMFGTDENYDVIINPEKGDFEIWRNRTVVADDELEDPNLQLTLTEARKIDADCEVGEEVTDEVHFADFGRRAILNLRQTLASKILELQKDSLYAKYKDKIGGIVAADVYQVWKKEILLLDDEGNELLLPKTEQIPSDFYRKGETVRAVVQKVDNYNNNPKIILSRTDKMFLQRLFELEVPEINDGLITIKAIARIPGERAKVAVESYDDRIDPVGACVGMKGSRIHGIVRELRNENIDVINYTSNVSLFIQRALSPAKISSIRVNEEEHKAEVYLRPEEVSLAIGKGGLNIKLACMLTEYTIDVFRDVEGADEEDIYLDEFTDEIDGWVIEALKNIGVYTAKGVLAMSREEIIERADLEDTTVDEVLAILSAEFEEESKDESQE; via the coding sequence ATGGCCAAGAAAGAGGAAACAATCAGTATGATTGACACACTTGCGGAGTTCAAGGAGTTGAAGAATATAGATAAGGATACGATGATCAGCGTGCTGGAAGATTCCTTCCGTAACGTAATCGCTAAAATGTTCGGTACGGATGAGAACTATGACGTAATTATCAACCCTGAAAAAGGTGACTTCGAAATCTGGAGAAACCGTACGGTTGTGGCTGATGACGAACTGGAAGATCCGAATCTGCAGCTTACGTTGACCGAGGCCCGTAAGATCGATGCCGACTGTGAAGTTGGTGAAGAGGTGACCGACGAAGTGCATTTCGCTGATTTCGGACGTCGTGCCATTCTGAACCTGCGTCAGACGCTGGCTTCGAAGATACTTGAATTGCAGAAAGATAGTTTGTATGCTAAATATAAAGATAAAATAGGTGGGATTGTAGCAGCTGATGTATATCAGGTGTGGAAAAAAGAGATCCTGTTGCTGGATGACGAGGGGAATGAATTGCTACTCCCGAAAACAGAGCAGATCCCTTCTGATTTCTACCGTAAAGGTGAAACTGTTCGTGCGGTTGTGCAGAAGGTGGATAATTATAACAATAATCCGAAGATTATTCTGTCGCGTACAGATAAAATGTTCCTGCAGCGTTTGTTCGAACTGGAGGTCCCCGAAATTAATGACGGCCTGATCACGATCAAGGCTATCGCGCGTATCCCGGGTGAAAGAGCAAAAGTGGCAGTCGAGTCGTACGACGACCGTATCGACCCGGTAGGTGCTTGTGTGGGTATGAAAGGTTCTCGTATTCATGGAATTGTTCGTGAATTGAGAAACGAGAACATTGATGTCATTAATTATACATCCAATGTATCACTGTTTATTCAGCGTGCATTAAGCCCGGCAAAAATTTCTTCTATACGAGTGAACGAAGAAGAACACAAGGCGGAGGTTTATCTTCGTCCTGAAGAAGTTTCATTGGCTATTGGTAAAGGCGGTTTGAATATTAAGCTGGCCTGTATGTTAACAGAATACACGATCGATGTATTCCGTGATGTGGAAGGTGCTGATGAGGAAGATATTTATCTGGATGAATTTACAGATGAAATAGATGGCTGGGTGATTGAAGCGTTGAAGAATATAGGTGTCTATACGGCGAAGGGGGTTTTGGCAATGAGCCGTGAAGAAATTATTGAACGTGCCGACCTTGAAGATACGACAGTTGACGAGGTACTAGCTATCTTATCTGCCGAATTTGAGGAAGAAAGTAAGGATGAAAGTCAGGAATAA
- a CDS encoding CvpA family protein has translation MNWLDIVLVCLAGIGFAKGLFDGVIKQVVSLIALMAAIFFCAKAAAWLRGYILASGWFPEEGVTILSYIAGFILILGVVMLAGEIVHRVIGVTPLSILNHLAGGVFGLCLTVIFVSLLLNILEAVDRGSVLIPRESKIESRFYNSVKEIVPTIYPGNLFSWKE, from the coding sequence ATGAACTGGTTAGACATTGTATTAGTATGTCTGGCAGGAATTGGATTTGCGAAGGGCCTGTTTGATGGAGTCATCAAACAGGTTGTTTCGCTTATAGCCCTGATGGCTGCGATATTTTTCTGTGCCAAAGCGGCAGCCTGGCTGAGGGGATATATACTGGCTTCGGGCTGGTTTCCGGAAGAGGGAGTGACTATACTTAGTTATATAGCCGGATTTATCCTGATACTGGGTGTGGTTATGCTGGCAGGAGAGATTGTTCACAGAGTGATCGGGGTGACGCCGCTCAGTATTCTGAACCATCTGGCTGGGGGCGTATTCGGGTTGTGCCTGACGGTTATATTCGTCAGTCTGCTGTTGAATATATTGGAGGCGGTCGACCGTGGGTCGGTATTGATACCCCGCGAATCGAAGATAGAATCACGCTTCTATAATTCTGTTAAAGAAATAGTTCCAACCATTTACCCCGGAAATTTGTTTTCATGGAAGGAATAG
- a CDS encoding RNA polymerase sigma-70 factor produces the protein MENTTDLKAFNQLFTDYQGRFIRFANTYVRDIAVAEDFTIEALMYYWENRHSLEDNSNVPAYILTIIKNKCLNYLQHLQVREDVNEHLLNHAEWELNTRISTLEACDPGELFTAEAQEIVNKTLAGLPEQTRIVFIMSRYENKSHKAIAETLGITTKGVEYHISKALKKLHTSLKDYYPVFLYLFYIN, from the coding sequence ATGGAAAATACAACGGATTTAAAAGCATTCAATCAATTATTTACGGATTATCAAGGCCGGTTTATTCGTTTTGCTAATACGTATGTAAGAGATATAGCTGTTGCTGAAGACTTTACGATCGAGGCTTTGATGTATTATTGGGAGAACCGTCATTCGCTGGAAGATAATTCGAATGTTCCCGCTTATATCCTTACCATTATTAAAAACAAATGCCTGAACTATTTGCAGCACCTGCAGGTAAGGGAAGATGTAAATGAACATTTACTGAATCATGCCGAATGGGAACTGAATACCCGGATATCGACTTTGGAGGCCTGTGATCCCGGCGAACTATTTACTGCCGAAGCACAGGAAATAGTCAATAAAACCCTGGCCGGTTTACCGGAACAGACCAGGATCGTATTTATCATGAGTCGTTACGAAAACAAATCTCATAAAGCGATTGCGGAAACGCTGGGAATAACCACTAAAGGTGTCGAGTATCATATTTCCAAAGCCTTGAAAAAGCTACATACCAGCCTGAAAGATTATTATCCGGTTTTCCTGTATCTATTTTATATAAATTAG
- a CDS encoding GNAT family N-acetyltransferase, which yields MEIRIEQATDYPYDLLLLADPNRELVDNYLKTSDCFVALCEGQAVGVIVVQKQSVNEAEVLNVAVDESFQRRGIARRLLRFVFDEWARPNRITLLKVCTGTSAPGPMMLYQQEGFDLKELDRDYFVRNYPEPIWENGIQCRHRLILEKEL from the coding sequence ATGGAGATACGTATTGAACAAGCGACAGATTATCCTTATGATTTGCTTCTGTTGGCGGATCCGAACCGTGAGTTGGTAGATAATTACCTGAAAACATCTGATTGTTTTGTCGCTTTGTGTGAGGGGCAAGCCGTAGGAGTGATTGTCGTTCAGAAACAGTCTGTAAACGAGGCAGAAGTATTGAACGTTGCCGTAGATGAGTCTTTCCAGCGGAGAGGTATTGCACGCCGTTTGCTTCGCTTTGTCTTTGATGAATGGGCGCGACCGAACCGGATCACTCTGTTGAAAGTCTGTACCGGTACTTCTGCTCCCGGTCCCATGATGTTGTACCAGCAGGAAGGTTTTGACCTGAAAGAGTTGGACCGTGATTATTTCGTACGTAATTATCCGGAACCGATCTGGGAAAATGGCATTCAGTGCCGCCACCGGTTAATCCTCGAAAAAGAACTGTAA